In the Terriglobia bacterium genome, one interval contains:
- the metE gene encoding 5-methyltetrahydropteroyltriglutamate--homocysteine S-methyltransferase has product MSFAKAGNLGFPRMGGQRELKFALESYWSGKSGESSLVNIAQDLRSNHWRLQRDAGIETPPSNDFSLYDHVLDMAATLGAVPARFMHTGGPVTLQTYFAMARGAQNAKAMEMTKWFDTNYHYVVPEFEPGMRYQLLSTKAVADYLEAKALGIETRPVLLGPASFVLLGKPTDASVARGQVLQAILPLYEELLSRLQVVGAEWVQIDEPCLCLDLDHDAEEIFREAYEALYKRSGLPKLMLTTYFGELGANLDLALSLGTAGVHIDLVRAPQQLTALLAKAPRELYLSLGLVDGRNVWRTDLGKAVALLESATTVLGVDQIRVAPSCSLLHAPFDLDAERKLDTSVRSWMAFAKQKLAEVALLAHAINGRVVIQNQLDENALLIASRKSSPLIHKQEVELRVRAIDGPMLRRRNPYPVRREQQARELSLPLLPTTTIGSFPQTAEVRKTRAAFRNGKIDQQAYDTFVEKETERCIRFQERIGIDVLVHGEFERNDMVEYFGEQLHGFVFSENGWVQSYGSRCVKPPIIYGDVSRPHPMTVRWSTYAQSLSKLPVKGMLTGPVTILQWSFVRDDQPRSQTCQQIALAIRDEVADLEAAGIKVIQIDEPAIREGLPLRRTDWPEYLNWSIKAFRLASSGVRDNTQIHTHMCYSEFNDIIDSIVEMDADVISIECSRSRMELLDAFHRVRYPNGIGPGVYDIHSPRIPEDGEIKDLLNKALEVLTPQQLWVNPDCGLKTRGWKEVELALTNMVETAAGLRTAIEAKT; this is encoded by the coding sequence ATGAGTTTCGCGAAGGCAGGCAATCTTGGATTCCCCCGTATGGGTGGACAGCGTGAGTTGAAGTTCGCACTGGAAAGTTACTGGTCGGGAAAATCCGGGGAATCGTCTCTCGTCAACATTGCGCAAGATCTCCGCTCAAACCACTGGAGGCTACAGCGAGATGCCGGCATTGAGACCCCGCCTTCAAACGATTTCTCTCTCTATGACCATGTGCTCGACATGGCCGCTACGCTTGGGGCTGTCCCCGCAAGATTCATGCACACTGGAGGCCCGGTGACGCTCCAGACGTACTTCGCCATGGCGCGGGGAGCGCAGAATGCGAAGGCGATGGAGATGACCAAGTGGTTCGATACGAACTATCACTATGTAGTTCCCGAGTTCGAGCCGGGGATGCGCTATCAATTACTCTCCACGAAAGCTGTTGCCGATTACCTCGAAGCTAAGGCCCTCGGGATCGAGACACGACCGGTCTTGCTCGGACCTGCTTCCTTCGTTCTCCTCGGCAAGCCGACCGACGCAAGCGTTGCCCGCGGCCAGGTGCTCCAGGCAATCCTCCCTTTGTATGAAGAATTGCTCTCACGTCTTCAAGTCGTAGGTGCCGAGTGGGTTCAAATCGACGAGCCTTGCCTTTGCCTTGATCTCGATCACGATGCGGAAGAGATATTTCGTGAAGCCTACGAAGCCCTCTACAAACGATCGGGATTACCGAAGCTTATGCTCACGACCTATTTCGGCGAATTGGGAGCGAATCTGGATCTGGCCCTCTCCCTCGGGACAGCCGGCGTCCACATTGATCTTGTTCGGGCACCACAGCAGCTTACTGCGTTGCTGGCGAAGGCCCCGCGAGAACTTTACCTTTCGCTCGGGCTGGTCGATGGGCGCAATGTGTGGCGAACCGATCTCGGAAAGGCGGTGGCCCTGCTCGAATCCGCCACCACAGTGCTGGGAGTGGATCAGATTCGGGTAGCACCTTCCTGTTCATTGCTCCATGCACCGTTTGACCTTGATGCGGAACGGAAGCTCGACACGAGCGTTCGTAGTTGGATGGCCTTCGCAAAGCAGAAGCTTGCAGAAGTCGCACTCCTGGCGCACGCAATCAACGGCAGAGTTGTCATTCAAAATCAGCTCGACGAGAACGCACTGCTCATCGCGTCCCGAAAATCCTCCCCGCTAATTCACAAGCAGGAGGTGGAGCTGAGGGTTCGAGCCATCGACGGGCCAATGTTGCGCAGGCGCAATCCGTATCCAGTTCGCCGTGAGCAACAGGCAAGGGAGCTCTCTCTCCCGCTCCTTCCAACAACGACGATCGGTTCATTCCCGCAGACGGCCGAAGTTCGCAAAACACGGGCCGCCTTCCGCAACGGAAAGATCGATCAGCAGGCCTATGACACCTTTGTCGAAAAAGAAACCGAGCGCTGCATTCGATTCCAGGAGAGGATCGGGATCGATGTTCTTGTGCATGGAGAGTTTGAACGCAATGACATGGTCGAATATTTTGGAGAACAGCTTCACGGTTTTGTCTTCAGCGAGAATGGCTGGGTGCAGAGCTATGGATCGCGCTGTGTGAAACCGCCCATCATCTACGGTGATGTCTCGCGCCCCCATCCCATGACCGTCCGCTGGTCGACCTATGCCCAGTCTCTGAGTAAGTTACCAGTGAAGGGCATGCTGACAGGGCCAGTGACGATCCTGCAATGGTCCTTTGTGCGTGATGACCAGCCTCGTTCGCAGACTTGCCAGCAGATTGCTCTCGCGATTCGCGATGAGGTTGCCGATCTCGAAGCCGCCGGCATTAAGGTCATTCAGATCGACGAGCCTGCGATTCGCGAGGGATTGCCGCTCCGGCGTACAGACTGGCCGGAGTACCTGAATTGGAGCATCAAAGCGTTTCGCCTCGCCTCGTCCGGGGTCCGGGACAACACGCAGATTCATACCCACATGTGCTATTCGGAGTTCAACGACATTATCGACTCGATCGTCGAGATGGATGCGGATGTCATTTCGATCGAGTGCTCCCGTTCGCGGATGGAGCTGCTCGACGCCTTCCACCGCGTCCGCTACCCCAACGGAATAGGTCCCGGCGTCTATGATATCCACTCGCCGCGCATTCCAGAGGATGGAGAGATAAAAGACCTGTTGAACAAGGCCCTGGAGGTTCTTACGCCGCAGCAGCTCTGGGTCAATCCCGATTGCGGACTGAAGACCAGAGGCTGGAAGGAGGTCGAACTGGCACTCACGAACATGGTCGAAACGGCAGCGGGTTTGCGTACTGCAATCGAAGCGAAAACCTAG
- a CDS encoding Ig-like domain repeat protein → MRHVCRLAIFLCLLPACSSFSVAQSWQAPTLYPAGVDAITRIATADLLGLQSNDVLAITAANNLELFANDGAGYLSSTAQPVRGNVTAVAAARFSGTLMDDLLVISSATPSAPLQLMLLPSQGGRSFGTAIAIAPQLNLGATCQLYAADFNGDGIPDVLIFCSGSNNLLIGTNDGTGGFSFVTVPSSLDSGRVIQNVAPGDLDGDGLADIVVRSSSTYNPTVSRVDVLWNSTAGTFSPQLNYISQSDASTLYVAEVDGHPVANLVTGSGIGVSVFTDEANRAALTQSTALEIPSGCSVTSLSSGRMINIKYSLGQDMVAAATCNGQNQLLVFQNAAQTTLTVAPTLSAAGGVPALSLTTNAANSSGAIIPTGTVTVKLGTATLQQTLGNGSAEFNPQPSQGANILQVSYSGDSSNAGVSETVAIVLADSTTATGSTPSFLIAGPTITPASNLLVGAPYTVSAAVQQTSSGNPNVLTAPSGSITFSDNGVAIATVQGVSSENLSPWANSDCSLNGSQWVGTQCATDGSGSYPIAYEQDTNNFTSLVTFPTSGSNLVAATFLPAGQSSATGTIKIQTYQVAATSQTGVQTSSVVAAGVMSPSFSRLTLKPMSSAIPLPASGIINTIAGNGNGAVFYNPTSVAVDLPGNVYIGGAANYGRGVSELAASTGVITVIPATTASTGTAENLLGTVSGLAADASGNLFISDGLYLYEVLASTGVMHEVAGSPTGSTQGCVGTPNTCSGYSATAGAYSSIGKIAVDTSGNIYLVDRGGDSLVRKVTLSTGIINTVAGSESANPNDVPNGALATSKGLLNPEGVAVDSSGNVYIAEAGSNRIRKVTAATGIISTVAGNGTGGYSGDGGLAIDAELNAPMGVSIDANGNLYIVDSGNNRIREVSASTGVITTTAGTGTPGFTGDGGAATNAELNSPQDVKADSSGNIYIADETNDRIRAVGGAKLTPSISLSCSPNPITYQAGATQTGTCTVNVGNGATGTVSVLWNGNFFGTPTLSGGTASLVGFNGLGAGSYVITATYNGDSKNNSVSATPVTVTINKATPTISVSCSPNTSAFDSQQGPLTTCTASVGNGATGTVAFYYNGTYWTTPTLSGSTASASGFDYGTAVGPYSIVANYSGDSNNNPTSGAASFVVTKNTPTISWASPAAITYGTALSGTQLNATSGGVTGTFVYTPAAGTVLAAGAQPLSVTFTPSDSTDYTTATGSTTLTVNKAAVWISISSTVNPSSYGATVTFTFTFTGVAGGAVPTGLAQITDGATNLGTLTLNSSGVATITTSTLVAGTHSITAAYQGDSNYH, encoded by the coding sequence ATGCGTCATGTCTGCCGACTGGCCATCTTTCTGTGCCTGCTGCCTGCCTGCTCGTCTTTTTCTGTTGCACAGTCCTGGCAAGCTCCCACCCTCTATCCTGCTGGCGTCGACGCGATAACGCGTATCGCTACGGCGGACCTGCTGGGGTTGCAATCGAACGATGTATTGGCGATAACAGCCGCAAATAATCTCGAGCTCTTCGCGAACGACGGCGCTGGGTACCTGAGTTCTACCGCACAACCTGTGCGTGGGAATGTCACAGCGGTCGCTGCCGCGAGGTTTTCAGGCACGCTGATGGACGACTTGCTCGTCATCTCTTCGGCGACACCGTCTGCCCCTCTTCAACTGATGTTGTTGCCAAGCCAGGGCGGCCGCTCATTTGGAACCGCGATCGCGATCGCTCCGCAACTTAATCTCGGCGCAACGTGTCAACTTTACGCGGCGGATTTCAATGGTGATGGCATTCCAGACGTTCTTATCTTTTGCTCAGGTTCCAACAATTTGCTCATCGGTACTAACGATGGCACGGGTGGCTTCAGCTTCGTGACCGTTCCGAGTTCTCTGGATAGTGGTCGCGTGATCCAGAATGTCGCCCCAGGAGATCTCGATGGCGATGGACTGGCGGATATCGTGGTGCGGTCCAGTTCGACTTACAACCCAACAGTTTCCCGCGTTGACGTTCTCTGGAACAGTACCGCCGGCACGTTCTCGCCGCAGCTGAATTACATTTCGCAATCGGACGCCTCCACCTTGTACGTTGCCGAGGTAGATGGGCATCCCGTGGCGAACCTCGTCACAGGGAGCGGCATTGGCGTATCGGTGTTTACTGATGAAGCGAACCGGGCGGCTCTTACGCAATCGACTGCATTAGAGATTCCATCTGGTTGCAGCGTCACGTCGCTGTCCTCGGGTCGGATGATCAATATCAAATACTCTCTTGGACAAGATATGGTCGCTGCTGCAACCTGCAACGGTCAAAATCAATTGCTGGTGTTTCAGAATGCCGCACAGACCACCTTAACCGTTGCCCCGACGCTGTCGGCTGCTGGTGGCGTGCCTGCGCTCTCTTTGACGACCAACGCCGCGAACTCCTCTGGCGCGATCATCCCTACCGGCACAGTTACGGTGAAGCTCGGCACTGCAACACTACAACAAACCCTCGGTAACGGCAGCGCTGAATTCAACCCTCAGCCGTCCCAGGGCGCCAATATTCTGCAAGTGTCCTACAGCGGTGACAGCAGTAATGCTGGAGTCTCTGAGACAGTTGCCATCGTGCTTGCAGATAGTACGACGGCAACTGGAAGCACGCCGTCTTTCTTGATCGCTGGCCCCACGATCACTCCCGCCTCGAACCTCCTGGTTGGCGCGCCCTATACGGTCAGCGCTGCGGTCCAGCAGACATCCAGTGGCAACCCGAACGTTCTGACCGCACCCTCGGGATCCATCACTTTCTCAGACAATGGCGTTGCGATCGCGACCGTGCAGGGTGTGTCTTCAGAAAACCTGTCTCCCTGGGCAAACAGCGATTGCAGCTTGAATGGATCACAGTGGGTCGGCACCCAATGTGCCACTGATGGTTCCGGAAGTTACCCGATCGCGTACGAACAAGACACAAATAACTTCACGTCTTTGGTCACCTTCCCTACCAGCGGCTCGAATCTAGTTGCCGCCACTTTCTTACCAGCGGGGCAAAGCAGTGCTACTGGCACGATCAAGATTCAGACTTACCAGGTCGCAGCTACATCTCAGACGGGTGTTCAAACGTCGTCGGTTGTGGCTGCAGGCGTTATGAGCCCCTCGTTTAGCCGGTTGACGTTGAAGCCCATGAGTTCGGCAATTCCACTGCCTGCTAGCGGAATCATCAATACCATCGCTGGAAATGGCAACGGGGCCGTTTTCTACAATCCGACGTCTGTAGCGGTGGATCTGCCCGGGAATGTCTACATAGGAGGCGCGGCAAATTACGGTCGAGGGGTCAGTGAGCTTGCGGCGTCGACCGGAGTCATCACTGTTATACCCGCAACGACAGCCTCGACAGGGACGGCCGAGAACCTACTTGGAACCGTTTCAGGACTTGCTGCAGATGCTTCTGGGAATCTCTTCATCTCGGACGGGCTTTACCTATACGAAGTATTAGCCTCGACGGGCGTCATGCACGAAGTTGCGGGATCTCCAACCGGATCAACCCAAGGCTGCGTTGGAACGCCTAACACGTGTAGTGGCTACTCTGCCACCGCAGGTGCCTACAGCAGCATCGGCAAAATTGCCGTCGATACATCTGGAAACATTTATCTCGTTGATCGAGGCGGGGACAGCCTTGTGCGCAAAGTAACTCTATCGACTGGAATAATTAACACGGTCGCAGGAAGTGAGTCCGCCAACCCAAATGACGTGCCCAATGGTGCTCTTGCTACTAGCAAAGGGCTGTTAAATCCCGAAGGGGTCGCGGTCGATTCATCTGGAAATGTGTATATCGCCGAAGCTGGATCGAACCGGATACGAAAGGTGACTGCTGCGACCGGAATTATCAGCACTGTTGCTGGAAACGGAACCGGTGGTTACTCCGGCGACGGCGGGCTTGCCATCGATGCTGAGTTGAATGCTCCCATGGGAGTTTCTATCGATGCCAACGGTAATCTCTACATCGTCGATAGCGGAAATAATCGAATTCGCGAAGTCTCAGCGTCAACTGGAGTGATTACAACAACCGCTGGGACAGGAACTCCAGGATTTACCGGAGACGGAGGCGCGGCGACAAATGCTGAACTAAATTCTCCCCAAGATGTTAAGGCAGATTCGTCCGGGAATATCTATATTGCAGATGAAACCAATGATCGCATTCGAGCTGTTGGCGGAGCCAAGTTAACGCCCTCCATCTCCCTCTCTTGCTCGCCGAACCCGATCACCTATCAGGCCGGGGCCACACAGACCGGCACGTGTACCGTGAACGTGGGCAATGGAGCGACCGGCACAGTATCGGTATTGTGGAACGGTAATTTCTTCGGAACCCCAACGTTGTCCGGCGGCACAGCGTCCCTAGTGGGTTTCAATGGTCTCGGTGCGGGCAGCTATGTCATCACGGCCACCTACAACGGCGACTCAAAGAACAATAGCGTCAGCGCAACTCCAGTCACCGTAACCATCAATAAGGCCACGCCCACGATCTCGGTCTCCTGCTCTCCTAATACGAGCGCCTTTGACTCTCAGCAAGGGCCACTGACGACATGCACTGCATCGGTGGGCAATGGGGCGACAGGTACAGTTGCGTTCTATTACAACGGCACCTATTGGACCACACCGACACTTTCAGGCTCGACCGCCTCGGCCTCTGGTTTTGATTATGGGACGGCGGTGGGTCCATACAGCATCGTTGCCAACTATTCTGGCGACTCGAATAACAATCCAACGAGCGGGGCCGCCTCCTTTGTTGTCACCAAGAACACACCTACGATTTCGTGGGCCTCTCCCGCAGCGATCACCTATGGGACGGCATTGAGCGGTACGCAACTGAATGCAACCTCGGGAGGCGTCACCGGGACTTTCGTTTACACTCCTGCCGCTGGCACAGTACTTGCCGCTGGCGCGCAACCCCTGTCTGTGACGTTCACCCCGAGCGACTCGACTGATTACACCACCGCTACTGGCTCTACCACTCTGACGGTGAACAAAGCCGCTGTCTGGATCTCCATTTCTTCTACGGTCAATCCATCCAGTTATGGAGCGACTGTCACGTTCACCTTCACTTTCACCGGTGTCGCAGGGGGCGCGGTTCCAACTGGCCTTGCTCAAATCACCGATGGGGCGACCAACCTCGGGACTTTGACGCTCAACAGTTCT